The window TGATATCGTAAAATAGCATGAATCATTGCACGGGAAACGAGAATGGCCGGCCCCCTTGAAGAGGTCAAGTCGCCTCCATGTGGATGGTGGCAAGAATCACTTGGGCTTTGTAGCCATTTCTGCAGctgaaattattattattatcattaCTATTATTATTACAGGATCTACATAGCTAATCGAACTGACTTTGTCAATGCTGACACTCACATAACATAATAGAGAGAATGCTTACTTTGTAACCATGCAGAGAGAGAAATTTAATTGGCAAGAAATGGCAAACGAGTTCGATTTGTGAAACCAGCAGGTGTGTCGGCAACCCATGCTGGTTGGGGTTGGATCACATGCTCTCTCCTGAATCTCTGATTAACCAATGCAAAGAGAGGTAGATGTGTGCAGTAACAACCACACACCGGTCGgtctgtgaaaaaaaataaagtcctCTTTCACAGTGCAATTGAAGCGAGATAAACTTGGTTCACAACAATGCCATGCCTAACTAAGCTGGAGTTGTTCCCAAATGTAAGCACGAGGTAGCTGGTGTGCTGGTGGCAGTGTTGTtcccaaaaaaaagagtaataatatttttaatcaaagataaatatattatgaaaatttattcaattataaatttaataaaactatgcTGGTGTTGTAagtattactacttttttctacagaattagtcaaacttagagtagtttgactttgaccaaaatcaaaacgtcttgtaaTTGAAACGgcaaacggagagagtaatatcAAATGAGCGTGAGCgtgtcaaaaaataaaaaacgggACGACAAGATTAAAACCACACACATCTAAGTATTTAACACTACACTAGCAAATGCACATATAGATCATGAGACTTGAACCACTACTctagattattatttttttaatgtaatcCACTACTCAAGAATTGATCAGCCTGGAATGACAGAAAACAAGCTTGTCTAGAAGAATGACATGAAATATGGTTTAAGACGTAGGTGAACAAGGTAACATGGTCGAAATTATAAGCAAGTTCATGTTAGTAAACCAGGAACCAAAAATTGTTTCAAGACTAATGATAGAAAGCTTTTCAAGCGTTCATGAAATATAAAAGAGAGCCACATTGGCTCAAGACTAATGGTAGTAAGCTTCTCAAGTCTTCTTCCAGAGTACCAGTCAAAAAAGAGAACATTGGTTTAAGACTCAATTACAAGGCAAAGCAATCGAGCAGCTAAACATTGAAACTTGCCAAATGCAATTCATCCAACTATTGCTGCCTCTTCTACCAATTAGCAGCAGATTCCTTCCTACACGCCCATGCAGTTCATGAATTGCTGCTTTGCAGATTATGCAATTATTCCAATTATTTACTATAGATAACTTGACCTATAACCTGTTGCCACAGCGCATCTTTAGTTCCTAAAGAGATTCTGACATTCCAAATGGAAGTACCATATTAATGTTACGCTAACAAATATCTAACGAAGTTCAAAACAAACAATTCAATCAAATATAATCATGACAATTACGCTAGAGAATACTTGTTGCCTGCCCTAGCATCATTAACATCACCATATCTGGCGCAATAACATATCACAAATCGAACCTCTTCCAACAAACTTACCAAGCAacagctgaaaaaaaaaaccatgctTTGAAAAATATTGAACTTGTCTGAAGAAAATCTTGAAACCAAACCTTTGTCACTTAATAGAACACTTCACATATCAGCATCCACCAGTTACTTTGTGAAATTAGATGATTCCATGAGGCTCTAAAAACATATTGCGGCCTAAGCTTAAGATGATATAACCTTCAACAAAACAATAAGACAAATATAAAGAAACGAGGTTTCACAACAGATTACTGGATTGTTCGGCGGCAAGGTAAGAATTTGACCTGAATTTTACAAGAAAAACAGTGCAACAGGAATACCACAAAATCCCCATGATCCAAGTGTGACCTAAACTAATTTTCCTTTTACAACAGTGTCCACTAGCAAGAGGTCTTCCTTACCAGTTCAGTTAAATATATCATACGATAAAATATATTGCATTGAAGTCAGAAGATGTAAGAGCTACACAGATACTGAGAAACTTGAGCTATATAAGTTCATTGACTATCTGCACCTAGCTTTGAGCAACATTACTGATTTGTTGAGGATCCAGATTTTCAAACATAACAAAAAtgatactacctctgtcccataataattgtatttctaggatttgaatttgtcccaaaataattgtcacAATAGAGTAATGGTCCCATTAATCActtctcattcaaatttcttcctATTTTACCCTCAACTATCCTTCCACTCTTACGTATACATCATTTAATAAGTGGCATTATAGTCTTTCTTCTCAAatcttaatatatgctaaacaacctagaaatacaatttatatgGGCCGGAGGTAGTACAATTGTAGCTCCATCTTTTTGTAGCAGAATCTTTTCTTCTCAGATGACATGAATAGACTTCAaagaaaatcattttctaaCACAGATTTACCAACTGGGTGGTTTCTTTGTCACATCTCCTCTATTGAGGACAACTTATTTCcactttaaaaaaaagaaaagaaaatgatgcAAAACAAAGGAACtgcaaaggggaaaaaaaacataaatgggACAAGTATAGGCAAGCTTAACTCAAACTGTAGTTCCTCATCACATATGCAGGATCATAAACCAAATAACAACTAGATCATGGTTCAGCTACTAGAGGTCTCAGGATCCAACTTAAGTATTTTCCATAATAGCACCACCTATTCAAGAGTCAAGACCTCACTAAGAACTTGTGTTCCTACTAGATACCCAGCAGAAGATGCAACTAGCTGCCAACCAAGTGCCATTCAACCAAGCTCTCATTTCTCTCCTGTgcctccccctccttcctcaACTCTGTATACTCGAGGGTACCCTTTCCTAAATCCTAACCCCTGCCAACAAACTATTGCAACTAAATGATGCTGCGGTAGAGGCGAATGATTCCACTTACTGTCAAGCGCAACCAATCACACCAAATGGTTTGCTTAATAATAGTAGACAACAAGGGCATATGTCAAGATGGTGTGTTATACTTGGTTTTGTACAGTAAGTCAGTAACTAGATAAGAAAAAATACATTAAAATTGTATTACCTTGCATAACTGTATATGCAAACAATCTGATCACTAGAAAAATGAGATTAAATAAAATAAGATGTGCATTACTGCATTCCATGATATAAAATCACCCGAGCATTTTCCTTGAGTTAAAAGCCCACTTGCAAACTACCTTGCTAACTCAAAAAACGCATGCATGTAAACACATGCTCACAAGGAAACATGGCTACGCACTGACCACCCAACAATCATACATCACTGAGTGTTGGCATCTCAATATAATGAAATGCCCATCAATGTAATGATGATCGATAAGGGTGGGTTGGCACTATAAGGTAAAATGAGTGTCATAAACACTTGTAGTGCAGATCTCCAGAAGCTGAAGCAGTGACAGGTTCTAAGCATAGCAATATGTCAAAAGTACAGAAACAAACATATACACAATTCTTCTCTAATTAAGCATAACAGGACAGTACATGACAAGCGGCTACCAATCGATCGTTTACATACTTTGCAGAAATTTTGGTAGCAGATGTAAACTGTAAGACAGTTGATGGCACGGTAGAAGCATGTCTTATGCAGCAAAAAGAAGAGAAACAAACTATCTGCATAAACATGTTTTGCAGCTACCATTAGTCTGTCCCTATGAAAGTAAGAGAGCAGTACCAGACTTCATCTAGTATTCATTTAATCATCCTGTTTTGTGTCCCAGTCTTTCATCTTCTTACTTCCCTTTGGTTTGGCAATAGGAGCATTCATGCCTGCCATTTTTGCATTGTACTTTGCTCGCAAGGGCCCATTTGTAGCCCACCTGAAAATTCATCAAAAAGTAAATCAGGATCATGTTTCCTTGTTGAtacaaaaaaggaaaccataGGAAATAACTCAAAAAGAAATGCATTGAGCTGTAGCAACCAACAAGATAAGAAAGGCCAAAACTTGATCCCGTTTATATATCAAAAGAAGCTCAAAATCTTATAACAGGGTAAGTGGTCTTCTCATTGGGAGTATCTAAACGGTGATCTTTCTCTTTAGCCAACCAATATTTAATTGTTTAATGTGAAAAAACAACTACTAAATAATTGCAGATAAGACAACTTTTTCttaaaagcaatctgaagaaGATTTAACTAGCTGAATGATCAATATACCAGATTTAAAACAAAAATGTAGCAAGATAGGAGTACATACGGTGCATTCCAATCTGTAGTATCCTCATTAACAAGATGTGTCCACTTCGTTCTGCCACTCCGTCCGAAGTGCTTAACTTGCATAACCTTGGGCAAGATGCTTTTGTCCATCTTATCTTCACCAGTTGGTGCAGAGAAATCACGAGCATAAATATCATCTTTACCAGCTGATTGGATAACATCATCAGCACCTTCCTGGAAGAAGGCACCCTTGTGGTAATACTTCTGCATAAACTTCCACTTCTGCTTGTTCTCACGAAGTGGCTTAGGATTCTTTCGCTCCCATtctcgccgctcctcctcggtCATATTCCGCACCTTCTCaatctcctccttctccttcaacCTTGCATCTCTTTCTTCCCTGTCCCTCTTGATTCTAGCTATTTCTCGATTCTTCCATGACTCATACTCCTCTGCTTCATTCAACTCATCATCTGTATCAACATCCTCAATGTTGGCCTCCTCATTGAGTGTCTTCTCAATATGCTCCTCCTTCCTGATTTCTTCCACCACAATCTGCCTAGTCTCGATTTTCCTAGCCTCCAGCCTCTTCTTGACTAGCTCCTCAagctgccgctcctcctcctccagccgctcGCGCTCGGCAATGGTGTCCCGCTGTGACTTTGGTATGAAGACGGGCTT of the Oryza sativa Japonica Group chromosome 2, ASM3414082v1 genome contains:
- the LOC4329017 gene encoding uncharacterized protein; its protein translation is MSVAAGVSDAAITVRDKLRGKIGQTKVKRYWPGKAPEWADDGEDDADLRTANKVSLDKAFPKDEDGDAPPLKDDRRLRRLAQTRAENKEELRADHRRIRQAEIVSTVDEENERQEAELEEEDDEEAQEERRRRIRARQLLREQEELLPQEEEPIEEEEESEESEYETDSEDEQTGMAMVKPVFIPKSQRDTIAERERLEEEERQLEELVKKRLEARKIETRQIVVEEIRKEEHIEKTLNEEANIEDVDTDDELNEAEEYESWKNREIARIKRDREERDARLKEKEEIEKVRNMTEEERREWERKNPKPLRENKQKWKFMQKYYHKGAFFQEGADDVIQSAGKDDIYARDFSAPTGEDKMDKSILPKVMQVKHFGRSGRTKWTHLVNEDTTDWNAPWATNGPLRAKYNAKMAGMNAPIAKPKGSKKMKDWDTKQDD